Proteins co-encoded in one bacterium genomic window:
- a CDS encoding adenylosuccinate lyase, with translation MIPRYTRKEMAQIWTDESRFKIWLEIETYALEAMVAKGLAPQSALDAVIKQAKFDVARINELERELKHDVIAFLTNVSESVGESSRYLHLGLTSSDVLDTCLSVQLTQATDLIITGVKALLESIKQRALEHKLTPCIGRSHGIHAEPTTFGLKLALYYAELQRHLVRLKAAREDIAVGAVSGPVGTFAHLGTYVEAHVCKRLGLKPETVSTQVIQRDHHARIFNAYAEVGATLEKLAIEVRHLQRTEVREAEEPFTVGQKGSSAMPHKRNPVLSENVTGLARLLRHWAGAALENVALWHERDISHSSVERVIGPDATITLDFMLHRMRSVIDGLVVYPENMQRNLDLTKGLYYSAQLLVELAAAGTSRDEAYRKVQAISMQLWDELSSATERSKVKSLAERIQAEKFFVDKLGSEKLAQIFSLDSYTEYVDEIFRRVFN, from the coding sequence ATGATTCCCCGCTATACACGAAAAGAAATGGCGCAAATTTGGACCGATGAAAGCCGGTTTAAGATTTGGCTTGAGATTGAAACCTATGCACTTGAAGCCATGGTCGCAAAAGGCCTGGCGCCGCAGAGCGCACTTGATGCCGTAATTAAGCAGGCAAAATTTGATGTTGCCCGGATTAATGAACTTGAGCGCGAACTTAAGCACGACGTAATTGCATTTTTGACTAACGTGTCAGAGTCTGTCGGGGAGTCTTCGCGCTATTTGCATTTGGGCTTAACTTCCTCGGATGTGCTTGATACCTGCCTTTCTGTGCAACTGACTCAGGCAACTGATTTGATTATTACTGGGGTTAAGGCGCTTCTTGAGTCAATTAAGCAGCGTGCCTTAGAGCATAAATTAACTCCTTGCATCGGACGATCGCACGGGATTCATGCAGAACCTACGACATTTGGACTAAAACTTGCGCTTTATTATGCTGAACTACAGCGCCACCTTGTGAGGCTCAAAGCTGCGCGCGAGGACATTGCAGTTGGCGCAGTCTCTGGTCCGGTTGGAACTTTTGCTCACTTAGGCACCTATGTAGAGGCACACGTCTGCAAACGCTTAGGCTTAAAACCAGAAACAGTCTCTACGCAAGTGATCCAACGCGATCACCATGCGCGAATTTTTAATGCCTATGCTGAAGTTGGGGCAACCTTAGAAAAGCTTGCGATTGAAGTCCGCCATCTGCAACGCACCGAGGTGCGTGAGGCGGAGGAGCCATTTACTGTCGGACAGAAGGGTTCAAGTGCCATGCCTCACAAGCGCAACCCAGTGCTTTCCGAAAATGTCACTGGCTTGGCAAGATTACTTCGTCACTGGGCTGGGGCTGCACTTGAAAACGTAGCGCTCTGGCATGAACGCGATATTAGTCACTCCAGTGTTGAGAGAGTGATTGGGCCAGACGCGACAATTACACTGGATTTTATGTTGCACAGAATGCGCAGTGTAATTGACGGGCTAGTTGTTTACCCCGAGAACATGCAACGCAACTTAGACCTAACTAAAGGGCTTTATTATTCCGCGCAGTTACTGGTTGAGCTTGCTGCGGCGGGCACTTCACGCGATGAAGCTTATCGCAAAGTTCAAGCTATCTCAATGCAACTCTGGGACGAATTAAGCAGTGCTACAGAACGCAGTAAGGTTAAGTCCCTGGCCGAACGCATCCAAGCCGAAAAGTTTTTCGTCGATAAGCTGGGCAGTGAAAAACTTGCACAGATCTTTTCTTTAGATTCATACACTGAATATGTCGATGAAATTTTTAGGCGAGTTTTTAATTAG
- the purS gene encoding phosphoribosylformylglycinamidine synthase subunit PurS, translated as MKATILVRYKKEVPDHAGSVLHERLHTLGYTEVKTAALGKLIELEIESADRGNAQERVRQIASQILANQLTEEFEILSLD; from the coding sequence ATGAAAGCAACAATTTTAGTCCGTTATAAAAAGGAAGTTCCTGACCATGCGGGTAGTGTGCTGCACGAGCGCTTGCATACTTTGGGCTATACGGAAGTCAAAACTGCTGCGCTGGGTAAACTGATTGAGCTTGAAATTGAATCAGCAGATCGTGGCAATGCTCAAGAGCGCGTGCGACAAATTGCCTCGCAGATTCTAGCAAACCAATTAACTGAAGAATTTGAAATCTTAAGCCTCGACTAG
- a CDS encoding phosphoribosylformylglycinamidine synthase subunit PurQ codes for MRISIIEFPGSYGAAEALHSFKTVLGLDARIIDHGAQGLEQPEVVILPGGAAYGDFLRPGCLAKVSPIAMPLRRFAREGGRIFGFGNGFQILCEMGLLPGAFLPNQGLSRFIGNASLKSAASVYAGGASKLASDLTFKLPVSASHAAYYVSSRALQELKEDKMIVLQYTNKHGEVDPKQAFLGSVESIAGVCNKQGNILGLIPQPERAVEEIMGSLEGKRFLDLALS; via the coding sequence ATGCGTATCAGTATTATCGAATTCCCTGGTTCTTATGGTGCAGCCGAAGCGCTGCATAGCTTCAAGACGGTGCTTGGCTTAGATGCGCGTATCATCGACCACGGGGCACAGGGGCTTGAGCAGCCAGAGGTAGTGATTCTACCCGGTGGGGCTGCCTATGGAGATTTCCTTCGACCCGGGTGCTTAGCGAAAGTTTCACCGATTGCCATGCCTCTACGACGTTTTGCCAGAGAAGGCGGCAGAATTTTTGGTTTTGGTAATGGATTCCAAATCCTTTGTGAAATGGGCTTACTGCCTGGAGCATTTTTACCAAATCAAGGTTTAAGTCGGTTTATTGGCAATGCGAGCCTCAAGTCTGCGGCCTCAGTCTATGCCGGTGGGGCAAGTAAGTTGGCTAGTGATTTGACTTTCAAGCTTCCTGTGTCTGCTTCGCATGCAGCCTACTATGTTTCTAGCCGTGCTCTGCAAGAGCTTAAGGAAGATAAAATGATTGTGCTTCAATACACTAACAAGCACGGTGAAGTTGATCCAAAGCAGGCATTTCTTGGTTCGGTTGAGTCAATTGCCGGTGTTTGTAATAAGCAAGGAAATATTTTAGGTCTGATTCCTCAGCCCGAAAGGGCAGTGGAGGAGATTATGGGTTCGCTTGAAGGCAAGCGCTTCCTTGATTTGGCTTTAAGTTAA
- a CDS encoding aminopeptidase P family protein, giving the protein MLNESIYKQRRKALLKHLTGEAMLITAAPERTKSRDLHYPYAQDRNLFYLTGISDAKVALLLNGTGFGPESVLFVATPDPAKVRFDGSRLTLQSAKRTIACDDFKSYESLAQELPQFLTRAEVLNYSIGANPEIDELVIRMFKSEVAPRANFPHTLRDARVLLSEMRFSKDRHEIKFMRKAAAITTQSFKALAAALPSVTSEAHGAALLESYFKKFGADSTAFSTIIASGKNATTLHHTPSQQAFPRNALVLVDAGAEYQGYAADLTRVFPASGRFNSRQAEIYDLVLGAQDACIRAARPGVTLDQLHALCVREITKGLIQLRIIRGPLDKAIKLKRYQKYYMHRTGHFLGLDTHDITPLNFQAKQAPLHGYTRKLPEGAVLTIEPGLYFDASDRDLPSEFRGIGIRIEDDILITKRSAEVLTAAMPKKRSDIESLFR; this is encoded by the coding sequence ATGTTAAATGAATCGATCTACAAACAACGCAGAAAGGCTCTCTTAAAACATTTAACTGGCGAGGCTATGCTCATTACTGCGGCACCGGAGCGAACAAAAAGCCGCGATTTACACTATCCCTACGCGCAAGACCGAAATCTTTTCTATCTCACCGGGATCAGCGATGCAAAAGTTGCGCTACTCTTAAATGGCACTGGCTTTGGTCCAGAGTCTGTACTTTTTGTCGCAACTCCAGACCCAGCCAAAGTGCGCTTTGATGGTAGTCGCTTAACTTTACAATCGGCAAAACGAACGATTGCCTGTGATGACTTCAAATCCTACGAAAGCCTCGCGCAAGAGCTCCCACAATTCCTTACTCGAGCCGAAGTACTGAACTACTCAATCGGGGCAAATCCTGAAATTGATGAACTTGTGATCAGAATGTTTAAATCAGAAGTTGCGCCGCGTGCGAACTTTCCGCACACACTGCGTGATGCCCGTGTCTTATTAAGTGAGATGCGCTTTAGTAAAGATCGCCACGAAATTAAATTCATGCGCAAGGCTGCAGCAATTACAACTCAGTCTTTTAAGGCTTTGGCAGCAGCACTTCCAAGCGTGACGAGCGAAGCACATGGAGCAGCTCTACTGGAGAGTTACTTCAAAAAATTTGGCGCTGATAGCACTGCGTTTTCGACAATTATTGCTTCAGGCAAAAACGCCACAACGCTTCATCACACTCCGTCCCAACAAGCATTTCCCCGAAACGCCTTAGTGCTTGTTGACGCCGGCGCTGAGTATCAAGGTTACGCGGCGGACTTAACGCGCGTTTTTCCAGCTTCTGGGCGCTTTAACTCAAGACAAGCAGAAATTTATGATCTTGTGCTCGGAGCACAAGATGCATGCATTCGCGCTGCGCGACCCGGGGTAACTTTAGATCAATTACACGCTTTATGTGTTCGCGAAATCACAAAGGGCTTGATTCAGCTCAGAATCATTCGAGGGCCGTTGGATAAGGCCATCAAACTTAAGCGTTATCAGAAATACTACATGCATCGCACCGGACATTTTTTGGGCTTAGATACGCATGATATCACCCCACTTAATTTTCAAGCCAAGCAAGCTCCATTGCATGGCTATACGCGCAAATTACCTGAAGGAGCAGTGCTCACAATCGAGCCAGGATTATATTTTGACGCCTCCGATCGCGATCTTCCCAGTGAATTTCGCGGTATTGGTATCAGAATCGAAGATGATATTTTAATTACAAAACGTAGTGCTGAAGTGCTTACCGCAGCAATGCCTAAAAAACGTAGTGACATCGAATCACTGTTTAGGTAA
- a CDS encoding diaminopimelate epimerase, whose protein sequence is MQTKSVKKNLSFVKMQAGGNDFVVLDGRHGLPLAEEKLTVQILDRHFGVGGDGLLILKNPKTADYAVTYRNADGSETICGNGFRCISRYIYDLYPGVKEFELEVFTGKIAVKIIGSGERVRTDIGHPSFQGIDIPTARPGEFIDHKLPVDTDQVQITALSVGNPHCVIEVAKVDLAPVTTLGPQLECHPFFPERTNVEFVELCSDSRAKIRIWERGVGETLSCGTGASAVAIALMQKGKISNPATIETRGGVLEVFYDKEQNLVKLTGPADYVFRGEIQL, encoded by the coding sequence ATGCAAACTAAATCAGTGAAAAAAAACTTAAGCTTTGTCAAAATGCAGGCTGGTGGAAACGATTTTGTAGTCCTTGATGGTCGTCACGGTTTGCCGCTAGCAGAAGAGAAATTGACAGTGCAAATTCTTGATCGGCACTTTGGAGTTGGCGGCGATGGTCTATTAATTCTCAAGAATCCAAAGACAGCTGACTATGCTGTAACCTATCGTAATGCTGATGGCTCGGAGACGATCTGTGGTAACGGATTTCGCTGCATTTCTCGCTATATCTATGACCTTTACCCGGGAGTTAAAGAGTTTGAGCTTGAAGTCTTTACTGGAAAAATCGCTGTCAAAATTATTGGTTCTGGGGAGCGAGTACGCACTGATATCGGACATCCTAGTTTCCAAGGTATTGATATTCCAACAGCTCGACCGGGAGAATTTATCGACCACAAGCTCCCTGTGGACACTGATCAAGTGCAAATTACTGCACTAAGTGTGGGAAACCCGCATTGCGTGATTGAAGTTGCAAAAGTTGACCTTGCGCCAGTTACGACCCTCGGTCCGCAGCTTGAGTGTCATCCATTTTTTCCAGAGCGGACAAATGTTGAGTTTGTTGAACTTTGTAGTGATTCAAGGGCAAAAATTAGAATTTGGGAACGTGGCGTAGGTGAGACGCTTTCTTGCGGAACAGGCGCTTCAGCTGTGGCAATTGCCCTCATGCAAAAGGGTAAAATCTCAAATCCAGCCACAATTGAGACGCGCGGCGGGGTGCTTGAAGTTTTTTACGACAAGGAGCAGAATCTAGTAAAACTAACTGGCCCTGCTGATTATGTTTTCAGAGGCGAAATCCAGCTTTAA
- a CDS encoding 4-hydroxy-tetrahydrodipicolinate synthase, with the protein MFTGSYTALVTPFTADTSAIDYASLEKLLDWQLQAKVSGFVVGGTTGESATLTKSERAEMLAFVIKFCSGKVPVIAGTGTNNTSTSIELTREAKSLGAAGALCVNPYYNKPTQEGLYQHFKTIAEQGGLPVIVYNIPGRTSVDIGIETFSRLATVPGIVAVKEASGSANKIMWLAREIGAKVNLLSGEDDLTYMLMSVGGKGVISAAANVIPQAFVTICDTALKGDLSAALNAQLKALPMIKALFLETNPAPAKRALKHLGLIAHDTLRLPLVQVSEATDKALKDLL; encoded by the coding sequence ATGTTTACTGGTAGTTATACTGCACTAGTTACACCTTTTACTGCTGATACTTCAGCAATCGATTATGCTTCACTTGAAAAGCTTTTAGACTGGCAGCTGCAAGCCAAGGTTTCTGGCTTTGTTGTCGGTGGGACGACAGGTGAGTCGGCAACACTGACCAAGAGCGAACGTGCAGAAATGCTTGCATTCGTAATTAAGTTTTGCTCAGGGAAAGTTCCTGTGATTGCAGGCACTGGCACTAATAACACTAGTACTTCAATTGAATTAACACGCGAAGCTAAGTCGCTTGGGGCAGCAGGAGCGCTTTGTGTAAACCCGTACTATAATAAGCCTACGCAAGAAGGTCTCTATCAGCATTTTAAAACAATTGCTGAACAGGGAGGTCTGCCAGTTATTGTCTATAATATTCCGGGCCGAACTTCGGTGGATATTGGAATAGAAACTTTTAGTCGCTTAGCGACTGTCCCCGGCATTGTTGCGGTGAAAGAAGCTTCCGGATCAGCTAATAAAATCATGTGGCTGGCACGTGAGATTGGCGCGAAGGTTAATTTGCTTTCAGGTGAAGATGATTTGACGTACATGCTGATGTCGGTTGGCGGTAAAGGCGTTATTTCTGCGGCAGCAAACGTAATTCCACAAGCTTTTGTTACAATCTGCGATACGGCCCTTAAAGGAGACTTAAGTGCTGCTTTAAATGCGCAACTTAAGGCACTCCCCATGATCAAGGCGCTTTTTTTGGAGACGAATCCAGCACCAGCCAAGCGTGCGCTAAAACATTTAGGATTAATTGCCCATGATACTTTGCGCTTACCGCTTGTGCAAGTCAGTGAGGCAACAGATAAAGCTCTTAAGGACTTATTGTAG
- the dapB gene encoding 4-hydroxy-tetrahydrodipicolinate reductase gives MKICLIGATGRLGKEIIQACREHAFEVVYGVVSNQSLNLSQEVSGVTTLVSASHSGFTEKFDVVIDASSPVGARTALEIALKYQRPLLVCTTGLDRSLTSEIESAGTKIPVMICSNTSVGMNTLFELSRQATKLLGPGFDVEIVELHHRGKKDVPSGSALSIAQKIHEERDLNITARAHGQHDSRPENELVIHGLRGGDFPAEHQVYFLGKGERLELTHRVWSRSIYAHGALSIAQWLSQQKAQKYAISDYFSANS, from the coding sequence ATGAAAATTTGCTTGATTGGCGCAACTGGCAGGTTGGGTAAGGAAATTATTCAGGCCTGCAGAGAACATGCTTTCGAAGTAGTCTACGGAGTTGTTTCTAATCAGAGCTTGAATCTCTCGCAGGAAGTTTCAGGAGTAACCACGCTTGTTAGCGCCAGTCACTCAGGGTTTACTGAAAAATTCGACGTAGTTATTGACGCTTCAAGTCCTGTTGGTGCGCGCACAGCCTTAGAAATTGCCTTAAAATATCAGCGACCATTACTTGTTTGCACGACTGGCCTAGATCGCTCACTGACTTCTGAGATCGAGTCTGCAGGTACAAAAATTCCTGTGATGATTTGTAGTAATACTAGTGTTGGAATGAATACGCTTTTTGAGCTTTCCAGGCAGGCTACAAAGCTGCTTGGACCTGGCTTTGATGTGGAAATTGTTGAACTTCATCATCGTGGCAAGAAGGACGTGCCCAGTGGTTCTGCCTTATCAATTGCGCAGAAAATTCATGAAGAGCGTGACCTAAATATTACAGCGCGCGCTCATGGCCAGCATGATTCTCGTCCGGAAAACGAGTTAGTAATTCATGGCCTACGTGGTGGAGATTTCCCTGCCGAACATCAAGTTTATTTCCTGGGCAAGGGGGAGCGTTTAGAACTTACTCATCGAGTATGGAGTCGCTCGATTTATGCGCATGGCGCTTTAAGCATTGCTCAGTGGTTGTCGCAGCAAAAAGCACAAAAGTATGCAATTTCGGATTACTTTAGTGCAAACTCCTAG
- a CDS encoding AAA family ATPase: MQMRIACVDKTAADRLALEQFFDAAFERCRNSIGHLTVGRCYPASREEVLLNSAPDIVAIGPQLSVEEVQTFATEFRKSFPTAAIFVILKQENYSLRALKRLEAVSAEVFSVDDSPVRIIHAVSVVETTKSNASLGKIVTIHGVKGGVGSTTITAALAHAAQALGKKPLVLDLSLSGSLAHYLNADKSQSADYAALLIDFLYPDDQLAKRLITTAPNGIDLVMQPAGGTDVREYWLRDQRRFELTLNLLEYYQSVYDVVLIDTSRIEGVLYFALTTRADVRLLVTSNEAASVHLLSTALTTVADYPGQGKIKIIMNMLQERGLTRDDILDFLFVNDAFEEQMTSVGTLPFDLKSRNWIGTGNTFYTEASKHTQDLLERALADLIELKLDRPSLAENAVKKFDFSKLIPGIWKKERMERKGLPLPQAKLPASTETLVGASNNKIKQLHPILMPLGESIQVEHVSNHGQRAFVKVPEAAQLTAQVAAEVTTENSVAPTLDNLADLYQAPEIQEVSEIIGNVAGGAK; the protein is encoded by the coding sequence GTGCAAATGAGGATTGCCTGCGTAGATAAAACAGCAGCTGACCGCCTAGCCTTGGAGCAGTTTTTTGATGCTGCTTTCGAGCGTTGCCGAAACTCAATCGGCCACTTAACGGTTGGACGTTGCTACCCTGCCTCTCGCGAGGAAGTACTATTGAATAGTGCTCCTGATATCGTGGCAATCGGTCCACAGCTTTCCGTTGAAGAAGTTCAAACATTTGCCACAGAATTTCGTAAATCATTTCCTACAGCCGCAATCTTTGTCATTCTCAAGCAAGAAAATTACTCACTTCGTGCCCTCAAGCGTCTTGAGGCAGTCTCTGCGGAGGTCTTTTCCGTTGATGACTCACCTGTGCGCATTATTCACGCGGTCTCTGTCGTTGAAACAACAAAATCTAATGCCTCGCTTGGAAAAATTGTAACAATCCATGGCGTAAAGGGCGGAGTAGGCTCGACCACGATAACTGCAGCCCTGGCACATGCTGCTCAAGCCTTGGGGAAAAAGCCACTCGTGCTGGACCTGTCACTCAGCGGCTCTCTGGCGCATTACCTGAACGCCGACAAGTCTCAGTCTGCTGACTATGCAGCACTCTTAATAGATTTTCTCTATCCAGACGATCAACTTGCAAAGCGACTGATCACAACTGCGCCAAACGGAATTGACCTAGTGATGCAACCTGCTGGTGGCACGGATGTGCGTGAGTATTGGCTGCGCGATCAAAGACGTTTTGAGCTCACGCTTAACTTATTAGAGTATTATCAAAGCGTTTATGACGTAGTTTTAATTGATACTTCGCGCATTGAAGGAGTTTTATATTTTGCCCTAACAACGCGGGCGGATGTGCGTTTACTTGTGACTTCAAATGAGGCCGCCTCAGTGCACTTACTGAGCACAGCTTTGACTACTGTTGCTGACTATCCTGGACAAGGCAAAATTAAAATTATCATGAACATGCTGCAAGAGCGCGGCTTAACTCGGGACGACATCTTGGATTTCTTGTTTGTGAATGATGCCTTCGAGGAGCAGATGACTTCAGTTGGGACTTTGCCATTTGATCTCAAGTCTAGAAATTGGATTGGTACGGGAAATACTTTTTACACTGAGGCTTCAAAACACACTCAAGATCTATTAGAACGTGCATTAGCAGATTTAATCGAACTAAAATTAGATCGCCCATCTTTAGCTGAGAACGCAGTCAAGAAGTTTGATTTTTCAAAACTCATTCCTGGCATTTGGAAGAAAGAAAGAATGGAGCGTAAAGGTTTGCCACTGCCACAAGCCAAACTGCCAGCTTCGACTGAAACTTTAGTTGGTGCTTCAAATAACAAAATCAAGCAATTACATCCGATTTTAATGCCGCTTGGTGAGTCAATTCAAGTTGAACATGTTTCGAATCACGGCCAAAGGGCATTTGTGAAAGTGCCTGAGGCTGCGCAGCTTACTGCTCAAGTTGCAGCAGAAGTTACTACGGAAAATTCCGTCGCGCCTACGCTAGATAATTTAGCTGATTTATATCAGGCCCCAGAAATTCAGGAAGTAAGTGAGATCATCGGTAATGTTGCAGGAGGAGCTAAGTAA
- the cpaB gene encoding Flp pilus assembly protein CpaB: protein MKTNKRPKKLRSRTSTMVPVAVALMCLSGGMVYMAMKKTNPPLAVTKEPPQVLSTEDTVVVPTPERPIARGEKLSDVKFSYTKWPKSKLTGDYVIDINSFGDAVALAQLPEYLPIPVSAVSKGAIDMNAVVEGIPEGMRAITVRVDAESAVEGWARSGNFVDVILIRGGNDGLEAKVIAENVRILSAERQAKPVNSGATAPEAPRTVTLLTTQEDALKIKASSNIGKLTFALRGEGDAEPTAITGLSQKNLLGEAPNTRAVSDLVKGYAKDSTGKVYLLNDKSRWLRAADAEKSPFAAVSKPETNSAEKSNTVQNNTEKSNIEKPAHEASALNTLSRAQLEQDKIKASEAKSDERNTIN from the coding sequence GTGAAAACAAATAAACGCCCGAAGAAATTACGATCACGCACATCTACTATGGTGCCTGTGGCCGTTGCACTAATGTGCCTCTCTGGCGGGATGGTTTACATGGCAATGAAAAAAACAAACCCTCCTTTGGCTGTTACAAAAGAACCACCACAAGTGCTCTCAACTGAGGACACTGTGGTGGTTCCTACTCCGGAACGGCCAATTGCTCGCGGAGAAAAGCTTAGTGACGTAAAATTCTCTTACACTAAGTGGCCCAAAAGCAAACTCACCGGGGACTATGTAATCGACATTAATTCTTTCGGTGACGCAGTCGCACTTGCTCAGCTCCCAGAATATCTACCAATCCCGGTTAGCGCTGTGAGTAAAGGTGCAATCGACATGAACGCAGTCGTCGAAGGCATTCCTGAAGGAATGCGTGCAATCACAGTACGCGTCGATGCTGAGTCTGCCGTTGAAGGCTGGGCCAGATCGGGAAATTTCGTCGATGTGATCCTCATTCGCGGTGGAAACGATGGACTCGAAGCTAAAGTTATTGCCGAGAATGTGCGAATCTTATCGGCAGAACGCCAGGCAAAACCTGTAAACTCAGGAGCGACCGCCCCCGAAGCCCCGCGAACCGTAACACTGCTGACAACTCAAGAAGACGCCCTAAAGATTAAAGCCTCCTCGAATATTGGGAAATTAACCTTCGCGCTACGCGGGGAAGGGGATGCGGAACCAACAGCCATCACCGGGCTTTCTCAAAAAAATCTCCTCGGTGAAGCGCCAAATACACGCGCCGTGTCGGACTTGGTTAAAGGTTACGCCAAGGATTCTACGGGAAAAGTGTATCTTTTAAATGATAAGTCACGCTGGCTACGTGCTGCAGATGCAGAAAAAAGCCCTTTTGCAGCAGTAAGTAAGCCAGAAACGAATAGCGCAGAAAAAAGTAATACTGTGCAAAATAACACCGAGAAAAGTAATATCGAAAAGCCCGCGCACGAGGCATCTGCTCTCAATACCCTTTCACGTGCTCAACTCGAGCAAGACAAAATCAAAGCTAGCGAGGCCAAGTCAGATGAAAGAAACACTATCAACTGA
- a CDS encoding CpaF family protein, whose translation MKETLSTDEILKRYFGSTEQVAATLKTAPVDLKTEANERPNPGPEKSNDLTPTGKFIVREAKRRLGEQSAFGSKKALDETELLRLVQTIETTSGDELHERERTAVVAALSASLDHYDIISPLIQNPEVNDIIIRNWRDISIQSGRRNIQTDLRFPDEISYKSFVENLLKRCGKSCTTATPVVDAAIDPHVRACVTHESFSPPGSGPMMTLRIARHRAISLDALVQYGLAPRVILEYLATIAHSGDATILIAGEVGSGKTTLIKALTSRIDVNEAILVIEDTHELVLERKFVRTLLTREANTEGAGRISPAQAIRTGMRMAMNRVILGEMRDAEAAEAFIDVCASGHAGMSTIHARSARDAIYRLEIFLARAQGNVTIETIRRQIANAISVIVFINVDPKTSKRRIYEVLEVGTSSDGAVQVSPMFSFKGIKGQEDNPRWKRDSGISKFQDLLKTEDLQIGLGGETIDLDTEM comes from the coding sequence ATGAAAGAAACACTATCAACTGATGAAATTCTAAAACGCTATTTCGGTTCAACTGAGCAAGTTGCAGCAACACTGAAAACTGCCCCAGTCGATCTTAAAACAGAAGCTAACGAAAGACCAAATCCTGGCCCAGAAAAATCTAATGACCTGACACCGACAGGTAAATTTATTGTGCGTGAAGCCAAGCGTCGCTTAGGTGAGCAGTCAGCATTCGGATCAAAAAAAGCACTCGATGAAACTGAGCTTTTAAGACTGGTGCAGACAATTGAAACAACAAGCGGTGACGAATTACACGAGCGCGAACGCACAGCTGTTGTCGCGGCACTTAGTGCCTCACTCGATCACTACGATATTATTAGCCCCCTAATTCAAAACCCAGAAGTAAACGATATTATCATCCGCAACTGGCGTGATATTAGTATTCAAAGTGGTCGTCGTAATATTCAAACTGATTTACGCTTTCCCGATGAAATTTCTTATAAGTCATTTGTGGAAAATCTACTTAAGCGCTGCGGCAAATCTTGCACCACAGCAACTCCCGTAGTCGATGCGGCAATTGACCCGCATGTGCGAGCCTGCGTAACCCATGAATCCTTTTCACCGCCTGGCTCTGGACCGATGATGACCTTGCGTATCGCGCGTCACCGCGCGATTTCACTTGATGCCTTAGTGCAGTACGGCCTTGCCCCGCGGGTGATTCTTGAATACCTAGCGACAATTGCGCACTCAGGCGATGCGACAATTTTAATTGCCGGAGAAGTTGGTTCGGGAAAAACAACGCTGATTAAAGCCCTGACTTCAAGGATTGATGTTAACGAAGCGATTTTAGTGATCGAAGACACGCATGAACTTGTACTTGAAAGAAAATTTGTGCGCACACTCTTAACTCGTGAAGCAAATACCGAAGGGGCGGGGAGAATATCACCAGCGCAAGCGATTCGCACAGGTATGCGTATGGCAATGAACCGCGTGATTCTCGGAGAAATGCGCGATGCTGAGGCGGCTGAAGCATTTATTGACGTTTGTGCCTCGGGCCATGCTGGGATGTCGACAATTCACGCACGCAGTGCGCGTGACGCGATTTATCGTCTTGAAATATTTCTCGCACGGGCGCAAGGAAATGTCACAATTGAGACAATTCGTCGACAGATCGCAAACGCAATTTCGGTGATTGTTTTTATTAATGTCGACCCTAAAACTTCAAAGCGTCGCATCTATGAAGTGCTTGAAGTTGGCACTTCCTCTGATGGCGCAGTACAAGTATCACCAATGTTTTCTTTTAAAGGTATTAAGGGGCAAGAAGACAACCCACGCTGGAAAAGAGATTCCGGAATTTCTAAGTTTCAGGACTTACTTAAGACGGAAGATCTACAAATTGGCTTAGGTGGGGAAACTATTGACCTTGATACGGAAATGTAA